The following DNA comes from Croceicoccus sp. YJ47.
CGAGCTGGTCGCCGGATTCGCCGAGGAGCTGATGGCGGCGGGCGCGCAGGCGGTCTTTGCCATATCCGGCGCCACGGGCGAGGGCATTCCCGAATTGCTCGACGCCGTGCTGACCCATCTTCCCATCGAGACGCAGACCGAGACCGGCGGCGCCGCGATCGAGGACGAAGCCAATACATCCACCCCATCGGGCGCGACGGACCATGACTGGTCGCCGCTCGATTGACTTTAAGTTAACACACCCATGCTCTAGGCACCCATTATGAACGTGACTCGCGATACCATCACCACGCTGGGCGATCTGGCCCGGTCCTCTTCATGCCCGCGCATCGTTTTCAAGGTGGGGTCCGCCCTGCTCGTCGATGCGGAGGGACAGCCGCGGCGCGAATGGCTCGCAGGGCTGGCCGACGAAATCGCCCACGCCCGTGCGCGCGGACAGGAAGTGATCGTCGTAAGCTCGGGCGCGACCGCGCTCGGCGCCGCGCGGCTGGGCTTTGACAAGGGTGGGCGCGGCAGCCTCCCCGATGCGCAGGCCTCCGCCGCCGTGGGGCAGATCGAGCTCGGCGGTATCTGGTCCGAAGTGCTGGGCTAGCATGATCTGATCGCGGCCCAATTGCTCGTCACGCTGGAGGATCTTGAGGATCGCCGCCGCTATCTGAATGCCGCCGCGGCGATTGCCCGCCTGCTGGAGGCCGGCGTCGTGCCCGTGGTGAACGAGAACGATTCGGTCGCGACGGCAAAGCTGCGTTTCGGCGACAATGACCGGCTCGCCGCGCGCGTGGCGCAGGCCGCCGATGCAGATGCGGTGGTGCTTTTGTCCGACGTGGACGGCCTGTTCGACCGCAATCCCAAGGATCCCAAGGCGAAGCGCGTGCCCGTCGTGCGCGGCGTCACCGACGAATTGCACGCCATGGCCGACGGCGGCAGCGCATCGGGCCTCGGCACCGGCGGCATGACGACCAAGCTGAAAGCCGCCGAAATCGCGGAGCGGGCCGGCATCGCGCTGGTCATCGCGAACGGGTTCCACGATCACCCCGTCCGCCGCGCATTGGAGGAAGGGATCGGCACGCTGTTCCTGCCCCGGCGCAGCGACGGCGCGCGCAAGGCCTATATCGGCGGGCGCATGCAGATGAAGGGCGAGCTTATCGTCGACGCGGGCGCGGCCATCGCGTTGCAGGCGGGCGGCAGCCTTCTTGCCAAGGGAATCACCGCGGTGTCCGGCGAGTTCGACAAGGGCGACCCGGTCATGATCCGCGACGATCGCGACCGCGACATTGCCAAGGGCCTGACCGAATATGACGCGGAGGAATGCCGCCTCATCCTCGGCAGCCATTCGAGCGATCAGGCCAGCCTGCTCGGATATGAGCCGAAATCGGCGGTCGTGCATCGCGACCAGATGGTCCTGCTGTGATCCACGCCGCCCGATAGGCGGGCTATGCGGATCGCCATCACCGGGGCGACGGGCTTTGTCGGCTCCACGCTGCTCGATCTCGCGTCGGGGGAGGGGCATGCCGCCGCGGCGCTGACCCGGCGGGAACAGGCGCCGCGGAGCGGGGTGGACTGGGTGCGCGGCGATCTTGCGGACCGGGCGGGCTTGCGCGAATTATGCGCCGGGGCCGATGCGGTGATCCATGTCGCGGGCGTGGTCAATGCGCCCGATGCGGCGGGCTTTCACGCCGGCAATGTCGAGGGGACGCGCAATGTCCTCGATGCCGCGCGGGACGGGGGCGTCGCGCATTTCGTCCACGTCTCCTCCCTCGCCGCGCGTGAGCCGTCGCTTTCGCACTACGGCCAATCGAAGCATGCAGCCGAGAGCCTCGTCACCGCGGGTGGGCCTGGCTGGGTCATTGTGCGCCCGCCCGCCGTTTACGGGCCGCGCGACACGGAAATGTTCGAATTGTTCAAGGCGGCGAAGACGGGCATCGTTCCCCTGCCGCCACCGGGGCGCACCTCAATGATCCACGTGGGCGATCTGTCGCGCCTGCTGCTGATCCTCGCGAGGGACGCGACGCAGCACGGGGCCGTGCTGGAGCCCGACGACGGACGCGAAAACGGGTGGAGCCATGCGGAGATGGCGCGGGCGATCGGCACCGCGATGGGGCGGCGGGTGCGACCCGTCCACGTTCCGGCGGCGTTGCTGCGCCTCGCCGCACGGGGCGACCGGATGATGCGCGGAGCAGGCGCAAAGCTGACGCCGGACAGGGTGGGCTACATGTTGCATCCCGACTGGACCGCGCGGGCGGAGTGCAGGCCGCCGCGTGCCTTGTGGCAGGCGGAGATCGACACGGGCGAGGGGCTGGCGGAAACCGCGCGCTGGTACCGGGCGCAAGGCTGGCTGTGACCGCGCGCGTTCGGCCGGTCTAGTTCGGGCGGTCTAGAATGCCGGCTCGAAGCCCGGCGGCAATTCGTCGCCGTCGGCGCCCGGCACCGCATGGATCCCGCATTCGGTCTTGTCCCAACCGCGCCACCGGCCCGAACGCGGATCCTCGCCCGGCGCGACCTTGCTGGTGCAGGGGGAGCAGCCGATGGAGGGATAGCCCTGCTCGACCAGCGGGTGACGCGGCAGGTCGTGCTCGGTCATATAGGCCTCGATATCGTCCTTGGACCAGCCGATGATCGGGTTCACCTTCAAACGTCCGGCCGTGTCGGAGGTGTCCACCTCGAACACGGGAAGGTCGGCGCGCGTTTCCGACTGAAACGCCTTGCGGCCCGTGATCGACGCGTCGTACCCTGCCAGCGCGTCGGCCAGCGGCAACACCTTGCGGATCTCGCAGCAGCCATCGGGATCATAGGACCAGCGCAGTCCGGTATCATCCTTCGCCGCGAGCGCAGCCTTGTCGGGGTAGAGATTGACCAGCCCGGTCAGCCCGAGCGCATCGACCAGCGTATCGCGATAGGCGAGCGTCTCGGGAAAATGCTTCCCCGTTTCCAGGAACAGCACCGGCGCATCGGCATCCACCTGCGCCACGAGATGCAGGAGCGCCGCGCTCTCCGCGCCAAAGCTCGACACCATGGCAACGTGCCCCGCCACGCCGTCCTTCAACACGGCGCGCAGGATGTCCTGCGCCGAGGCGCCCGAATATTGCGCGTTCAGCGCGGCGGCGTCCGCCTCTGTAAAGCGCGGGGCGGTGTCGATCCGGTCCGGGCGGCGGGCAGCATCAGCCATCAACGGCCCCGTCTTTCCGCCCATGGCGCAGCGCCCAGATCGGCGTGCGGCCATCGACCGTCTTCTGATACACATCGTTCCAGCGGTCGAGCGCCGCCGCAGCATCGCCGGGATTGAGCGGCGCATCGGGTTCGAACGCGTCAAAACCGCACCGTCGCATATAGGCGATCTGATCGACCAGCACGTCGCCGACCGCGCGCATTTCCCCGTCATAGCCCGCCTCGCGCAGGATCCGCGCCGCGGAATAGCCGCGCCCGTCGCCGAACGCGGGAAAGTTCACCTCGACCCGCGCGATGCGGCCGATATGCGGGATCAACTCGCGCGCATCCTCGCCCGGCTCGATGCGGACGGCGGTGGCATTGGTCTGCCCGGCGAACGCCTCGACCGTGACGGCGGGTTCGGCGGTGCCTTCATCCTCGCGAAGGCGCAGCACATTGCCGGCGTCCGGCCCGCGCCCTTCGCTCTCCATCTGCGTCTGCTCAACCATAAAGCGCTTCCTTGAACGGGGTCATGCCGATGCGGCGGTAGGTGTCGAGGAAACGTTCGCCGTCCTCGCGCTGTGCCAGATAGACATCGGTGGTGGTCTCGATCGCGTCGACGATGCCGTCCTCGTCGAAACCGGGGCCGGTAATCTTGGCGAGCGAGGTATCCGCCGCCTCGCTCCCGCCGAGCAGGAGCTGGTAATTCTCCGTCCCTTTGCGATCGACGCCCAGGATGCCGATGTGCCCGGCATGGTGATGCCCGCAGGCATTGATGCAGCCCGAAATCTTGAGCTTCAGCTCGCCCAGCGTATCGCCCTTGCCGTTTTCGGCAAAACGCGTGGCGATCTTCTGCGCGAGCGGGATCGACCGCGCATTGGCAAGGCTGCAATAATCGAGGCCGGGACACGCGATGATGTCGCCGATCTGATCGAGGTTGGGCGTCGCAAGGCCAGCGGCGTCCAGCTCCTTGAACAGCTCGTAAAGCTGCCCCTTCTCCACATGCGGCAGGACGATGTTCTGCGTATGCGTCACGCGGCATTCGTCAAAGCTGTAGCGCGTGGCGAGGTCGGCCATCACCTGCATCTGCGCGGTGCTGGCATCGCCCGGAATGCCGCCGACGGGTTTGAGGCTGATGACCGCGGCGACATAGCCGGGTGCCTTGTGCGCAACCGTGTTGCGGTCAGCCCACAGCGCGAAATCGGGATCGCTGCGGTCGATGTCGTCGGGCAGGTCGCTTTTGAACGCAGGGTCGGCGAAATATTCGCGGATTCGGTCCAGCTCGGCGAGGGGCGGTTCGATGCCTTCGCCTTTCAAATGCGCGAATTCTTCCTCGACCTGGCGCGCATATTCATCCTTGCCCATTTCATGGACGAGGATCTTGATACGTGCCTTGTACTTATTGTCGCGGCGGCCGTGGCGGTTGTAGACGCGCAGCGCCGCCTCGCAATAGGTGACCATCTCGTCGAGCGGCACGAAATCGCGGATGCGCGGGGCGACCATCGGCGTGCGGCCCATGCCCCCGCCGACGTAGAACGCACAGCCCAGCTCGCCCGCGTCGTTCGTCACGATCTGAATGCCGATATCGTGCAGGCGCATCGCCGCACGGTCGGTGTCCGACGCGATGACGGCGATCTTGAACTTGCGCGGGAGATAGCTGAATTCCGGGTGGAAGCTCGACCATTGGCGGAGCAGTTCGGCATAGGGGCGCGGGTCGGTCACCTCGTCCGAGGCGGCGCCGGCGAAATGGTCCGAACTGATGTTGCGGATGCAATTGCCGCTGGTCTGGATGGCGTGCATTTCCACCGTCGCCAGATCGGCGAGAATGTCGGGCGCATCCTCCAGCTTGATCCAGTTATACTGAATATTCTGGCGCGTGGTGAAATGGCCGTAGCCGCGGTCATACTTGTCCGCGATCGTCGCCAGCATGCGCATCTGCTCGCCATTCAGCGTGCCATAGGGCACCGCCACGCGCAGCATGTAGGCGTGCAATTGCAGGTAGAGCCCGTTCATGAGCCGGAGCGGCTTGAACTGATCCTCGCTCAGTTCGCCGGACAGGCGGCGGCGCGTCTGATCGCGGAATTCCGCGACGCGCGTGTCGACCATCTGCTGATCGTAAGTGTCGTATTGGTACATTTCAAACCACCCAGTCTGCGGCATTGGCGTCATCGGGGCGCCGGGTCAGGTCCATGCGGACCGTAGGGCCGAGCGCGCGAACGCGATCCTTGATATGGGCGGGGCGGATACCGTCATCGGTCCGCTCCGCATCGATGGCATAGGGCACGTTGACGCGGCGTTCCGCTTCCTCGCGCGCGGCGATTTCGTCGGCGCGGTCGCCGACATCGGCGGATGCGTTCACGTCGCGGACCCAGTCCGCACCGTCCCACCACACGACGTCGCCGGTTTTCAAATCGTTGCCCGTCAAGATCTTCATGATGCCATTCCCGTTGCCAGCGCGGCCAGCGGCGCATCCGCCCGGCCCCGCGTTACCTCTCCGATCACGATCAGCGCGGGGCTGCGGACCTTTTCATCCTCGACCATCGCGGGCAGTCCCGCGAGCGATCCGCGCAGGACGCGCATGTCGGGACGCGCCGCGTTTTCGATGACCGCCACCGGCATGGCGGGCGACAATCCGTCCGCCATCAGCTTTTCCGCGATCTGTGGCGCGGTCTTCACGCCCATGTAGATGACGAGCGTGCGGCCCACGCCCGCCAGCCCGGTCCAGTCCTGCTCGCTCAATCCCTTGCACTGCCCGGCGACGAAGCTGACGATGCTGGCATGGTCGCGGTGGGTGAGGGGGATCGCGGCGGCGGCGCCGGCTGCGTTCGCGGCGCTGATCCCCGGCACGATTTCGACCGGCACGCCCGCGGCGCGGCAGGCCTCCGCCTCCTCGCCGCCGCGTCCGAAGACGAAGGGATCGCCGCCCTTCAACCGCACCACATCATGGCCGGCAAGCGCCTCGCGCACGAGCAGGGCGCAGATCTCGTCCTGCGGCACGGAATGGTAGGCGCGGCGCTTCGCAACCGAGATCAGCCGCGCATCGCGGTGCGCCATTGCGAGGATGGAGGGATCGACCAGCCCGTCATGCACGACGATCCGCGCCGCCATCAACAGGCGCGCGGCCCGCAGGGTCAGCAATTCGGGATCGCCCGGCCCGGCCCCGACCAGGTATACGCGTCCAGGGTTTACGTTTTCGCTCATGCTCGGCAAAATGGGCGCAGCAGGCGAGGAACGCCAGCCAGAACTGTTTGGCGGGGGGCTAGCTGCGCTTTATGCGGAGGGTTCGCCTGTGTCCTTCGGGTCCTGTGCGCGTTGTTCCATGCGTTGCGACAGGGCGGCGATGATCTGTTCGAACTGTTCGTTGTTGCGCAGGTTGATGTCGCGCTGTGGAAACGGAATTTCCACGCCGGCATCCTGAAACAGATACCACAGCTTTTTCAGCACCTCGGATTTCACATTGCCGACGCCTTCCTCCGGATCGCGGATCCAGCAATGGATGACGAAATCGACCGAGCTGTCGCCATATCCCGACAGCCAAACCGACGGCGCGGGCATCTGCAACACGCGTTTCGAACTTTTCGCGGCCTCCAGCATCAATTCCTCGGCCAGTGCGATGTCGCAGCTGTAGGAGATGCCGACGGGAATCTGAAACCGTACGTTCCGGCTGGAATAGGACCAGTTTTCGACCTGGTTGATCATCAGGTTTTCGTTCGGGATCAGATATTCGCGTTCGTCGCGGGTGGTCACCGACACGGCGCGAATGCCGATCTTGCGAATCTGGCCAAAGCTTTCATTGCCGGTCTGGTCGGCGACGGCGATGACGTCGCCCGGCTTGATCGAACGGTCCATGAGCAGGATCATCCCCGCGATCAGATTGCCGAAGGTTTTCTGAAGCCCGAAACCGATGGCAAGACCGAACGCACCCGAAAACACGGCCAGCGCGGTGAGGTCGATGCCGAGAATATCGACCCCGATCAGGATCGCCATCGCCCACACGCCCAGCGTGATGAGCTTTTCGGCGAGCAGCGTCTGCGTCGGGCTCAACCGGTTGAGCTTGCCCACCGCGCTCGACCCCAGACGGCTGCCGAGCCGGGCCAGCACGAACACGCCGACGATCACGATCGCCACCAGCATCACGGTCCACAGCGAGAAGCGCGTATCGCCCACCGTGAAGCCGATCGCATCGAGCTGACCGATCATCTCGCCGATGGTGAGGTTCTGGCTCGCGACCGCCTCGCGGATTTCGTCGGCGCCGCTGACGGCGTCGGGCGCTTCGGCCGTGGGGGTGGGGGACGGCATGATGAGCGGCTCGCCGCCGACGGCCTGGCTCGCCGTGTCGGCGGCCCGGCTGACGGCGGTGGCCGTTTCCATGACGGTTTCACTGGCTGCATCGGGATCGGCGGGCATGTCCGTCGGCGTGGGAATGGGGGTGGGAACCGCGAGCGGATTGCCGGACATCAGGCGTTCTCCATCGCGGCAAAACCATCCGCAAGGTCGGCGATGAGGTCGCCTGTATCCTCCAGCCCGATCGACAGCCGGACCGCCAGTGTATCGTCTTCGCCCATCCCGGCAGGCGGCCACGGACGGACGGAGCGGTTCGCGCGCGGATCCACCGGGAGAGCGAGGCTTTCATACCCGCCCCAGCTATAGCCGATGCCGAACAGGGACAGCGCGTCGATGAAGCGGGCACGCGCGGCGGCGTCCCGACCTTTGAGGATGAAGCTGAACAGCCCGCAGCCCCCGGTAAAGTCGCGCGACCACAGATCGTGCCCCGGCGCGCCCTCCATCATCGGGCACAGCACGGCCGCGACCTCGTCCCGCGCGGCCAGCCATTGCGCGATGCGCAGGGCCGAGGCCGCCTGCTGCCGCAGCCTGAGGTCCAGCGTGCGTAGCCCGCGCAGCGCCAGCGCCGCATCGTCGGGCGACACCACATGGCCCAGTGCCTGCGCCGTGCGGCGGATGCGGGGGTAGAGGCGTTCGTTCGCCGTCACCGACCCCATCATCAGATCGGAATGCCCGCCGACATGTTTCGTGAGCGCAAGGATCGACCCGTCGCAGCCGTGCGGCAGGGCGGCGAACCCCGTCGGCCCGGCCCATGTGTTGTCGATCAGCACGACCGCATCATGGTCATGCGCGATCCGCGCGAGCGCGGGCACGTCGCACACCTCCATCGTCAGGCTGCCCGGATTTTCGAGCAGGACCGCCGCGACCCCTTCGCCGCAAGCCTCGGCAAAATTCGCATGGTCGAGCGGGTCGAAGAATTGCGTCGTCACGCCAAACGTCTTCAAAAGCCCGAGGCCCAGGTTCCGGCTCGGGTCATAGGCATTGTCGGTAATCAGCAGCCTGTCGCCCGGCCGCAGCACGGCAAGCAG
Coding sequences within:
- a CDS encoding DUF934 domain-containing protein, yielding MVEQTQMESEGRGPDAGNVLRLREDEGTAEPAVTVEAFAGQTNATAVRIEPGEDARELIPHIGRIARVEVNFPAFGDGRGYSAARILREAGYDGEMRAVGDVLVDQIAYMRRCGFDAFEPDAPLNPGDAAAALDRWNDVYQKTVDGRTPIWALRHGRKDGAVDG
- a CDS encoding mechanosensitive ion channel family protein, coding for MSGNPLAVPTPIPTPTDMPADPDAASETVMETATAVSRAADTASQAVGGEPLIMPSPTPTAEAPDAVSGADEIREAVASQNLTIGEMIGQLDAIGFTVGDTRFSLWTVMLVAIVIVGVFVLARLGSRLGSSAVGKLNRLSPTQTLLAEKLITLGVWAMAILIGVDILGIDLTALAVFSGAFGLAIGFGLQKTFGNLIAGMILLMDRSIKPGDVIAVADQTGNESFGQIRKIGIRAVSVTTRDEREYLIPNENLMINQVENWSYSSRNVRFQIPVGISYSCDIALAEELMLEAAKSSKRVLQMPAPSVWLSGYGDSSVDFVIHCWIRDPEEGVGNVKSEVLKKLWYLFQDAGVEIPFPQRDINLRNNEQFEQIIAALSQRMEQRAQDPKDTGEPSA
- a CDS encoding nitrite/sulfite reductase, which encodes MYQYDTYDQQMVDTRVAEFRDQTRRRLSGELSEDQFKPLRLMNGLYLQLHAYMLRVAVPYGTLNGEQMRMLATIADKYDRGYGHFTTRQNIQYNWIKLEDAPDILADLATVEMHAIQTSGNCIRNISSDHFAGAASDEVTDPRPYAELLRQWSSFHPEFSYLPRKFKIAVIASDTDRAAMRLHDIGIQIVTNDAGELGCAFYVGGGMGRTPMVAPRIRDFVPLDEMVTYCEAALRVYNRHGRRDNKYKARIKILVHEMGKDEYARQVEEEFAHLKGEGIEPPLAELDRIREYFADPAFKSDLPDDIDRSDPDFALWADRNTVAHKAPGYVAAVISLKPVGGIPGDASTAQMQVMADLATRYSFDECRVTHTQNIVLPHVEKGQLYELFKELDAAGLATPNLDQIGDIIACPGLDYCSLANARSIPLAQKIATRFAENGKGDTLGELKLKISGCINACGHHHAGHIGILGVDRKGTENYQLLLGGSEAADTSLAKITGPGFDEDGIVDAIETTTDVYLAQREDGERFLDTYRRIGMTPFKEALYG
- the cobA gene encoding uroporphyrinogen-III C-methyltransferase translates to MSENVNPGRVYLVGAGPGDPELLTLRAARLLMAARIVVHDGLVDPSILAMAHRDARLISVAKRRAYHSVPQDEICALLVREALAGHDVVRLKGGDPFVFGRGGEEAEACRAAGVPVEIVPGISAANAAGAAAAIPLTHRDHASIVSFVAGQCKGLSEQDWTGLAGVGRTLVIYMGVKTAPQIAEKLMADGLSPAMPVAVIENAARPDMRVLRGSLAGLPAMVEDEKVRSPALIVIGEVTRGRADAPLAALATGMAS
- a CDS encoding phosphoadenylyl-sulfate reductase; its protein translation is MADAARRPDRIDTAPRFTEADAAALNAQYSGASAQDILRAVLKDGVAGHVAMVSSFGAESAALLHLVAQVDADAPVLFLETGKHFPETLAYRDTLVDALGLTGLVNLYPDKAALAAKDDTGLRWSYDPDGCCEIRKVLPLADALAGYDASITGRKAFQSETRADLPVFEVDTSDTAGRLKVNPIIGWSKDDIEAYMTEHDLPRHPLVEQGYPSIGCSPCTSKVAPGEDPRSGRWRGWDKTECGIHAVPGADGDELPPGFEPAF
- a CDS encoding DUF2849 domain-containing protein: MKILTGNDLKTGDVVWWDGADWVRDVNASADVGDRADEIAAREEAERRVNVPYAIDAERTDDGIRPAHIKDRVRALGPTVRMDLTRRPDDANAADWVV
- a CDS encoding NAD(P)-dependent oxidoreductase, which codes for MRIAITGATGFVGSTLLDLASGEGHAAAALTRREQAPRSGVDWVRGDLADRAGLRELCAGADAVIHVAGVVNAPDAAGFHAGNVEGTRNVLDAARDGGVAHFVHVSSLAAREPSLSHYGQSKHAAESLVTAGGPGWVIVRPPAVYGPRDTEMFELFKAAKTGIVPLPPPGRTSMIHVGDLSRLLLILARDATQHGAVLEPDDGRENGWSHAEMARAIGTAMGRRVRPVHVPAALLRLAARGDRMMRGAGAKLTPDRVGYMLHPDWTARAECRPPRALWQAEIDTGEGLAETARWYRAQGWL
- the metC gene encoding cystathionine beta-lyase; its protein translation is MGEQSRHAQGEGAGLILAKDNAHKTATRLVEAGRQSAYTSVPGLAGGVVNPPVWRASTHLYEDTAALAAGPKTNEDGRFFYGRRGGPTQWALAEALTALEPGAAGTMLYPSGVAAIAGALLAVLRPGDRLLITDNAYDPSRNLGLGLLKTFGVTTQFFDPLDHANFAEACGEGVAAVLLENPGSLTMEVCDVPALARIAHDHDAVVLIDNTWAGPTGFAALPHGCDGSILALTKHVGGHSDLMMGSVTANERLYPRIRRTAQALGHVVSPDDAALALRGLRTLDLRLRQQAASALRIAQWLAARDEVAAVLCPMMEGAPGHDLWSRDFTGGCGLFSFILKGRDAAARARFIDALSLFGIGYSWGGYESLALPVDPRANRSVRPWPPAGMGEDDTLAVRLSIGLEDTGDLIADLADGFAAMENA